In Thermoanaerobaculia bacterium, the genomic window GAGGTCCCGCGAGATCTCGGAGGCCGACCGGGATGCGCTCGCCCGGCGGGTCGCGGCGGGCGCGCGGGGCGCGTTCACGATTCGGGGCGCGTCCGCCGGCGGCGGCGTCCGGGCGTTCGCTTTTCCCGTCACGGTCGTCTCGACTTCCTTCGTCGCCGTGGTGGCCCGCAACCTCGACGATCAGAGCCGGCGTCTCCGGGCCGCGGCCGCCGCCCTGTTCTCCGGAATCCCCCTCGCGATCCTCGCCGCGGGAGCGGGCGGATACGTTCTCGCCCGAAAGAGCCTCTCTCCCGTCCTTCGGATGAGCCGGCAGGCGCGGCGGATCGGCGCGTCCAGCCTCGGCGAACGGATCGTGGTCGACAACCCGCGCGACGAGCTCGGAACGCTCGCGGAGACGCTGAACGAGCTCCTCGCCCGCCTCGAAGCCGCGTTCGCGTCGCAGCGCCGCTTCATGGCCGACGCCTCCCACGAGCTCCGGACGCCGCTCGCGATCCTCCAGGCCGAGTCGGACGTGGCGCTCTCCCGCCCCGAGCGTTCCCCGGAGGAGTACCGGGAAGCGCTCGAGGTCGTGCAGAAGACCTCGCGGAAGCTCTCGCAGATCGTCGAGGACCTCTTCCTCGTGTCCCGGACCGATGCGGGCGACTACCCCGTCCGGCGCTCGCGTTTCTATCTCGACGAGACGATCGCGGGCGCGGCGCGCGCGATGCGGAGGAGGGCGGAAGCGCGCGGCGTCCGGATCGAGGTGGTCCCGACTCCCGAGCGGCTGGTCTGGGCCGACGAGGAGCTGATCCACCGGCTCGCGATCAACCTCATCGACAACGCGGTCAAGCACACGCGCGAGGGCGGATGCGTGCGCGTGGACCTTTCCGGCGAGGGCGGCGTGACCTCGATCCGGGTGACCGACGAAGGCGCCGGCGTTCCTCTCTCGGAGCGGGACCGGATCTTCGAACGCTTCTATCGGGGCGAGAAGACCGACGGCTCGGGCGCGGGGCTCGGTCTCGCGATCGTCCGCTCGATCGCGCAGCTCCACGGCGGAGACGCGCGCCTCGCCGACAGCTCTCCGGCGGGGAGCACGTTCGTGGCCGAGCTCCGCATCGCGCCCGACGCGGCCTGACCGCCGCCGCGTACATCCTGGGTTTAGGTCGGGACCGCTAGCTTTCCGCGCGTGCCGCCGCGCCCGAGCCGCTCTCCCCGGACGATCCGTTCGCGCCTCCCCGCGATCGCCGCGCTGATCCTCGCGCTCCTTCCGATCCGCGCCGGACGGACGGAATCCGCGCGCCGTCCGCGCCTTCCGCCGGCGAGCCGCCTCGCATGCCGCTCTGCCCCGAAAGGAGACTTCCGCCCGTGAGCCGATTTCACCGTGTCCTGCCGGCCGTCGCGGCGTTCGGCGTTCTCCTGCCGCCCCTGCTCGCCGCGCGAAGCGCTCCGGCGGCTGACCCGCCGGCCTCGACGGCGGCGGCCGCCCCGACGCTCGACGATCTCGTCGTCGAGGATCTGGAAGGGAAGCGCGTGTCGCTCGAGCCGTACCGGGGAAAGGTGGTCGTCCTGGATTTCTGGGCGACGTGGTGCGCCCCGTGCCGCGGGGCCTTCCGTTTCTTCGATGCGCTGCAGGCGCGGCACGCCGCACGCGGCCTGACCGTCCTCGGACTGACGCTCGAGGAGAACGCCGGGACGATCGCCGGCTATCTCGACACCGTCGAAGCGGACTTCCCGATCGTCCGCGATCCCACCGGCGCGGCCGGAACGCGATTCGGGGTCGAAGCCATGCCGACGACGTTCGTCTTCGACCGGCGCGGACGTCTGGCGGCCCGATTCGAAGGGAGCGGCGACGACGTCCACGCGCGGATCGAACGGACGGTCGAGACGCTGCTCGCGGGCGGAAGGGTCGCGCCGAGCGCCGGGGTCCGCGTCGCGGCCGGCCTCCGGGAAACCGGCGCCGTCAAGGCGTGGCAGCGAACCTGGCTCGCCGATCCGATCATGAGCCTCGAGGGGGACGTTCTCTCGCGGATGCTCCACGAGCACGTCCACGCGAGCAAGGAGGGGGCGGCGGGCGACGGAGGCCCTTCCGGCGGCGGCTGTGGCTGCAACTGACCGGCGAGGGCGGCGAAAACGCCGGTCGCGCCGGCGGCCGATGCCGTGGATCGCGGCCGGGCTCGGCACGCTCGCCGGCGGCCCGGCGCGCGCGCAGTCGTTCCTCGATTCCCGCATCCTCTTCTACAAGGAGCCCGACGGCCGCACCCAGGTGATCAACCCGGTGCTCTTCCTCCAGCAGGACCTGGGGTCCCGCTGGGGGCAGCTCGGCGTGACCCTGGGCTACGACGCGATCTCGGGCGCTTCGCCGACCGGGGCTTACCCGACCTCGGACGTCACGACCTCGGCGTCGGGACATCTCATCCGGAGCGGAACCTTTCCGAGCGCCGAGTACCGCGACGAGCGCAAATCGGCGGCGCTCTCCTGGGGACGGAAGTTCGGCGCGCACCTCCCGGTCATCGACTTCTCGTACGCGAAGGAGAACGACTATCTCGCGCGGAGCTTCGGCCTCTCCGATTCCTGGACGATGGCGCACGGCCTCGGGACGCTGCACTACGGCGTCTCCTTCTCGCGGGACGTCGTCTCTCCCGTGACCACTCGCGTCGACCACCCGAAGAACGAGAACGGCTACTCGCTCGGATGGACGCAGGTGCTGGGCGAGCGCGACGTGCTCGACGTCTCCGCCTCGCTCATGCAGCTCTCGGGCTACCTGACCGATCCCTACAAGGTCGTTCCGATCGGCGATCCGGCGGCGGGCGTGACGGTCCCGGAAAACCGGCCCGACACGCGGTCGCGCCGCGCGTTCTTCGTCAAGTACGCGCATGCGTACACCTGGAACGGCGCCCTCCGCGCCACGTACCGCTACTACGACGATTCGTGGGGGATCCGGGCGCACACGCTCGAGCTCGCGTACGGCCAGCGCATCGAGCCCGGCTGGATCGTCACGCCCGAGGCGAGGCTCTACACGCAATCCCGCGCGTCGTTTTCCGGCGGGTCGTTCCCCGTCGCGCAGGAGTTCATGTCGGCCGACTACCGGCTCTCCGCGTTCGGGAGCGTTCTCGGCGGGCTCACGATCTCGAAGGACATCACGCCCGCGCTCTCGGCCCTGATCGCCGGCACGATCCAGTCCCAGCGCGGCCGCGACCGGGTCGTCCCCATCCCGACTTCCGCCGAGGCGGAGGGAGGGGGGTCGATCTCGGCCGCCGACATGGTGATCTGGACCGCGACCGCCGGATTCACGCTCCGCTTTTGACTCCCTCTCTCTCGCTGGCCGCCTATACGCTCCGTTTCCCGTTGATGGGCGGCTCGGCCTCGGTCGAGTTCGTCGCGGATTCGGGGGACGCGGAGGCGGAACGCGTCGCCCGCGCCGTCGAAACGGAGGCGCGCCGGATCGAGACGAAGTTCTCCCGCTACCGGGAGGCGAGCGTCGTCTCGGAGATCAACCGGAACGCCGGACGCACCCCGGTCGCCGTCGACGAAGAGACGGACATGCTCGTCGGCTCCGCGCTCGCGCTCGCGCGGTCGACCGGTGGCCGTTTCGATCCCACCGTCGGCCCGCTCCGCCGCGCCTGGGATTTCCGGAGCGGCCGGGTTCCGACACCCGAAGAAATCGGCGCGCTCCTCCCCCTGGTCGACGCCGGCGCGGTCTCGCTCCGGAACCGGACCGTCTT contains:
- a CDS encoding ATP-binding protein, coding for MAPTVRARLTLWYCAVLGAVLAAFAGVSYFAIARAIRAENDASLADTGHELSAAFERLALDESGLARTVRLDFRYSDRALFVFDSTGRLAASSRSREISEADRDALARRVAAGARGAFTIRGASAGGGVRAFAFPVTVVSTSFVAVVARNLDDQSRRLRAAAAALFSGIPLAILAAGAGGYVLARKSLSPVLRMSRQARRIGASSLGERIVVDNPRDELGTLAETLNELLARLEAAFASQRRFMADASHELRTPLAILQAESDVALSRPERSPEEYREALEVVQKTSRKLSQIVEDLFLVSRTDAGDYPVRRSRFYLDETIAGAARAMRRRAEARGVRIEVVPTPERLVWADEELIHRLAINLIDNAVKHTREGGCVRVDLSGEGGVTSIRVTDEGAGVPLSERDRIFERFYRGEKTDGSGAGLGLAIVRSIAQLHGGDARLADSSPAGSTFVAELRIAPDAA
- a CDS encoding DUF3570 domain-containing protein, translating into MPWIAAGLGTLAGGPARAQSFLDSRILFYKEPDGRTQVINPVLFLQQDLGSRWGQLGVTLGYDAISGASPTGAYPTSDVTTSASGHLIRSGTFPSAEYRDERKSAALSWGRKFGAHLPVIDFSYAKENDYLARSFGLSDSWTMAHGLGTLHYGVSFSRDVVSPVTTRVDHPKNENGYSLGWTQVLGERDVLDVSASLMQLSGYLTDPYKVVPIGDPAAGVTVPENRPDTRSRRAFFVKYAHAYTWNGALRATYRYYDDSWGIRAHTLELAYGQRIEPGWIVTPEARLYTQSRASFSGGSFPVAQEFMSADYRLSAFGSVLGGLTISKDITPALSALIAGTIQSQRGRDRVVPIPTSAEAEGGGSISAADMVIWTATAGFTLRF
- a CDS encoding redoxin domain-containing protein, which gives rise to MSRFHRVLPAVAAFGVLLPPLLAARSAPAADPPASTAAAAPTLDDLVVEDLEGKRVSLEPYRGKVVVLDFWATWCAPCRGAFRFFDALQARHAARGLTVLGLTLEENAGTIAGYLDTVEADFPIVRDPTGAAGTRFGVEAMPTTFVFDRRGRLAARFEGSGDDVHARIERTVETLLAGGRVAPSAGVRVAAGLRETGAVKAWQRTWLADPIMSLEGDVLSRMLHEHVHASKEGAAGDGGPSGGGCGCN